TTAACTTCAGGAGAGACTGCAAGGGGAAAGGTCATCCAAACATTCATCAAATTGCTTACAAACATAGCTGCTGGTAGTAGTGGCATATAATGTAATTGATTGTTGTAAACACGTCAAAAGCTTGAACTACTTATCATCATTCATCCTCAAGGGAAACAAGATAGAATTTGTAAATCCTCTTCAACCATTGAAGAGCACGCTACCTCATATCCTGtctatctaattttttttttcagacaAAAGAGAATAAACCTACACCTTTCTATCCTATTTAATCAAGCTACATGGTGAGATTACTTACTTTAAACTAAAATGTTTACAAACTGAAGGAAACTAAAGTGTAAATAAAGAAAACTAAACAAGCTTCatgtatacaaataaaaaatgttcgTGTAATCATCTTAAATTCTAAAGGAAACTTAAGTACTTAAGGAAAAAATCTAAAGTGATggctaaatttatttattcaggTCGAAAACATTTCACTTATTTTAGATATGAAAATTGATGTAATTGCATTTTTTACTGTGTAAATACTAAATTGAAACTGAAAAATAtcacaatattaaaataaaatgcagCATACCTGAACAGCTCCTTTCGACACAATGTCTTCACAAAGTTTGTCAGAGTTACGAACCAGATTGCTAAGTGCACCTGCTGCATTTGCCTTAGTTTTGTCCTCCTCTGCCATTTGCAACAAATTTGCCAAATGAGGAATCGATCTCCTCAGCTCTTCATACAACACGTCATTATGGTAAGCCGCATTTCCAATCTGAATTCGGATATGGGACACTAGATTAAAATAGATGCGAAAATAGTATAATATGTGCTTATGCAGCACATATACAGTATGAAAAAGCATAGGCGTGATGGTATGTGTTCTAAACACAGGAAGAACAATTTATGCATGCATCTTTGTTAATTGACAAGAACTAACTGTTAAATGTTTgacaaataaaacatatatcaaaatattcatcGCAAAAATGTATTCAACACCTTAAAGATATCAACAGGCCATAACATACACTAATCGACTAAGATACTACTACATAGAAAAAGCAACAAGGTTTGCAATAGAAATAaagctttattttattttattttattatattttattttatttttcttataatatacctattttttgttttagtcataattttttgttttgaactGGTCACGTAATATTCTTTTGTTTCATTTAAGATTTCTTTTTCgactgaaatattttttatttagccTCTTCTAATATGTAGTTGTTATATTACTCTAACAAGGActcaaaagaaaatagtatatgtCAAAAGaaccaacacaaaaataaagtaatattagaagctctaaaacaaaacaatgactaaaatgaaataaaaatattttgttgatgTTCAATTAACCTCTGCAGGGACTCAAATGAAAAAAGAATATCTTTCgctttataaacaaaaaaagtatATCAAACGAATCAAAACAAAAGTATATAGAAGGACTTAAACAAAATGGCTAACATTAAATAAGAAATATTATGCAGACCACgtccaaacaaacaaaatatttagGGAATAGATATACTACAGGAATCAAAAACGTATTAAGTCATATTATAATAACTAGTggactattttatattttttttcgttTATGCATTGACAATAACAATTTTTATAGCTAATCACTCAATACCTGAACACCACAACAATCTTCCAACTCAAAAAATTTAggttgtaaataaataaatgtgcaTTACATGTATGGCATCAATTTTTGGTTTCAGTAGTAGAATATAAATCTTACAGCAAAACAAGCAAACTTCCTTGTTCGTTGGTCAGGATCAGAACACCGATCAATAAGGATACTAACGATTTGATATCTTGCCTGCGAATTCCAACTGAATTATTAGAGAATTGAAAAAATGGTAACCGCAAAAAGTGGAGTGTCGATTTTgacttttcatattttattgagTGTAAATCTccttaatttaacaaaaatgtGTGTTCActcattgaaaaaattattttcctaTTAGGAAATTGTATATATCTAGGAATTAAACACACTGTGATAggataaaaagtataaaaacaAGTTCAGAAATTTGCTTTGATCAAATAAAATCTATTGTTTCTACATTCTTCATTATTATACTTACAAGAGAACTATAAAAATGGGCACTGTGACGACACATGTTTCCAAGAGCACTGCAAGCTTTGGCACGCATATTAGGATCCTCATGTGAAAGAAAACTTTTTAAGAACTCCAAAATAGAAGCACCTTTAATGTACTCATAGAATCCCTGAACACCAGGAAACAGAAAGTACTAGTGATTTTTCAAACTATCATTATGGAGCGTCTAGAAAGCAAATACTCAAGAATCAATTGAACAGAtccataataaaaaataacccAAACAATGCTATGCATTGTGGACCAGAAACCATAGAATATTTATTCAAAGTAAAGTTTTAATCAAGTGAAATCAAATTGACATTTTAACATTACAAGACACAACAAATACTTTAAACTTACCTTTAAAACACTTGAAGGATTCATCTATAAGCAATATTATGAGAGCAGTGTTGTAAACTTGTAATAGTTAGTTAGCTTGCATTGCAAGCCATTTGCAATAGTCAGTTAGAAAGCCAACTGTCACTGTAGTTGACAGTTGTAACCAACTAAGATGTTGGTGTAGGATTGTCTAAAAGTGAGTGCAGATTAAGATCAGCATATATATAGCTGATTAACCTCTTTGTAACAGAATTCAAGAATCAGAGTATTGATTACACAAAAActtaagaaatgaaatttagcATTCTCTATCAGAACTTGTAAATATACAAAACAAAACCTAAACATATTGTTTGGAGATTAAGTTGAGAATGACACCATTATAGGAATACCAAAATAAGGATTCTCTAATCTGTTAAATACTGTTGAGATATAGCCATGATTTACATTCGTATTATCTTGTCTATTATATCTTTCTTATTGTATTGTAATCCCTATAATTAAGGGATCTTGATTGTAATCCGTTTACTATAAATACATAACCACTCTCGTGACATTCATAACTTTTCTAATTTCAAGTAACACAAACAAAACTGTAATACGTTTTGCAATATCTGCACTACCCTTTGTCATGTAATAAACTGAACTGAAATAATAAAGGCAGTAATTGATTAAATGAGCATTCGATAAACGAAACCATTTGGTGAAGAGTGAAAACTAACCTTGTCCATACGAGCAAGATCAGAAATTATCATAAGAGCATCTAGCATAACCACTTTTGGGCCTGTGCTGTCAAACAACCTTCTCATCCTATTTGGATCCAGAAGACCTTTACTCACAAGTTGGACTGCTAAAGGTCGGTGGCACACCATTTTAGCCAAAAAGGCCACAGGCCTACCCAAATCATTCAACTCCATATGATCTAGACATCGAAGGACAATACCAGGCACACCCGCCTGAAAATTTCAAAGCAATTACTTAAGAGCATTGATGTTATAAGATAGAAATTCAACTAGTCAAGTGAAAGTAAAAGATAAATAGCAGGCTGTGTCAATTATCAGatataattttctataattaaaaaCTGCGAAAACAATACCAACAAATGAATTGCCATCATAGAAACTAATAATCGATGCATTGAAGAGTGAACCAGCTTTGATTTTTCAAACAAGAGTAACCTACCATCAGCTGCTGCTTAATAACTAACATTAATTGACATACAGTAGGATATCACTATCCCGTGAAAGAACGATATTTGTTTAAAGCCCCTTCCAATACTCCCAATAAAATACCAAAGATTGTTTGAGGATTTTACCTCCATAAGGATCTTAATGTATTTGCCCATGTCTTCTTCTATTGCCTTGACTGTATCTTTGTCTTCCAGGCATACTCTCTGGCCAGGAGAACCAACGTTAAGAAGAAACCCACTGCTGACAGACGCAGTGGCTGATGGCAAGCCAGGTGCATTTTGAACAGCAACAAAAGGAAATGCTAAGAGATCTATTACTGCATTGATAAGATCTCGGACTCCTACTCTCCCTCCACCAGGTCCAGTCCAGCCTTTTATCAATTTAAGATGAACATCACATATTAAGTTGGATATGAGCTTAACATGTTCGTTCTTAATCAAAATCTGACGAAAAATCAAAGCACCACCAGAGAGACAATGACATAATGAAGAAATTGTCCACACAACACCTATAGGAGACAATCCAACTATATCGTTTAGGCAATCTTTTCCTTGAGAAGCATTTGAAAACCCATTGCTTAATAAGCCAATAAGAAGAAGAGGTATACCACTTGCACAAAACTGCTGAACAGCTAATGGTCCTCCCCACTTGAGTTTGGAATCTAAAAGACCAACACACCCATCTCTTGCCCCTAGCCAAAACGGGAGCTTTCCATTAACATTACCAGTGTCCAGTTCATTTTCATTTCCTGATGAAAATTTAAGATGGTCACTTAGTGTAGAAGTTCGAGGAATTAAGGGAATAGCAGTTTCAGATATCGGAGACTCCATCAAAGTCCCAGATTCGAGGGAAAGAATGGATGCCAAAGCCAACATGGCTGATCCACTTTGAAGTTGGAAAGAGGCTTTTGCTTTATCATCAGAAGAAATATAATGAGCAAGAACTGAAAGTCGAGCAAGCTGCTTCTTTGGTGAGCTGGTAAGCATACAAATTGCAGAGTTTCTTCCAGTTGACTTCAAATATCGTGCAATTATTGCAAGAATGAGACATGAATGACGAACCAGAGCAGAAGGATTTGCTAACTTGCATTTAGTGTGGCTTGGTTCTACACTGTGTGCATCTTTGTTGAGAGAAGAACTGCATATTGACAAAACTGAGAAAATCTCTGAAACAATTGTTCCATCACCGCCGCCACTAACAATAGTAGTCACAGGAAGAGAACTAGGCAGACCACAAAGAACGGCTGGAACAATTCCACTATGGAGACAGCACCTTGACAAAAGCTGAAAAGGCAAAAGAATGAcggaatataaatatttgaattaccTTCAACTATGCCATTATATTCGTGACTAAAATCTACTTTATTAGAGCAACAATAGAAAATATCGGAACGATCTACTTCATGCAGCCGATATAAAACATGCAACTTGCTGCCATAACAGGAATCCCCAAAAGAAGGGACAAGGGCCCAGAAGTACCTGAAGACCACAAATTGTTGCAGACTCAATACGTTGGTGAAAACAATAGTAAACAGCAACCTGAACACCTTTGGATCTCAGAAATGCCCTTGTCATTGAATCAActatttttgttgattctgCATCAAACAAAGGATCTTGTCCATGATCCATAATTTCCATCCTCTGTAAAGAATGACTCCACAATGCATTAATGGGAAACAAAACGGCactttttttcataaaaaggACATCCAGAGCATTAACCAAAGACCAGACAGCTCTACATGCTTCAGAAGCAGCCCGTAGCATATTGGAAGAACCTGCAATAAGACTCGAGCCTGAAGTTGCTAAGCACAGGCATAAATGGTCCACTAAACCAGATGTTTTCGCATGCTCTATAATTCTATTAGCTGTTTCGTTCAGTGTCTCTGAACCTGAAATTTGAGGAGATGATCTAAGCACCTGAGCAACTTTAGACAACATGACTGTAATGCATGCACTAGACTCATACAGAATTCTTCCAGATGCATCATTTATCGAAGTTACAACCtgcaaaaattatatttataaatgagtgCTGCAAACATGTGATACACAATTAACAAGAGTTTTTCCACCTATCTGATGTACAGAGCTGATATTAGGTTATGATAGGTATAGGTTATGAGGAGATGAATATTGATAAAACTAAACCATGCAGATTAGATTTACATTATCGCATTCAATATAAATTACCAACAAGATCAAATTTACATGATAGAAAGAGTATGACCTGAGAATAGATTTCAACCAATTCAATCCAGTGATTTAAATATGAGCTTAACCAGCAACTCCCACCATTATCTAGCAAAACTTTAGTAATGGAGAAACCCTGCACAAAATAAAATGTGTGATGTTTTATTAGCTTATCTTGGGCGAAAAGGTTGCCATTTAATTTCACAAATCATCCACCAAGAACTTGTAATGACTATTGTGGTTTAAAGTAATGTTATGTGTTGTTTTCAGTATTTTCAAATGCTACTTTATTGAATATAAAAAGAGTTTAATGAATGTGATAGAGCCCGTGAATTCAAGAAAACGAAATGTATATTATTGATTATTAAAGGTTGAGCTTGAAGCTCTACAATGGTGGAAAATACTAAAGAAAGATAAACCAGAGTTCTAAGAACTCCTAAACCAGAGCATAACTGCTCCTAAACCAGAGAATTATCTCCTAACTGTTTCTAACAATATTTCAGAATGCCTTCCCCACTCTCCTTCCCTCTCTCTAATAACAGATTTCCCTAGAATTTAGGAACAATCATTACTAACACTTTATAATCCTATTGGGTTAAGCCCAAATCCAGTATCCTATCATAATGGAACTCGTGAGATTAATATGGTAGATTAAGGAACAGACACATAACACATTAGTTAGCTTAGGTTATTAGACATAGTGCCTGAAACTATAGGGTGTCTGAATCATGTTTATTTGATACAGTGAAGACTTTTACTGCAATAAAGTTGGTCTATGTagtttaagatttaaaaaaaaatctgtttTCATGGATTTGGTCTATGTCCCCCATAatttttgtattctttttttagtaaattttaatgTGCAGTAAATGACTGTTAGCATTTGGTGCCAATATTATTGAGATTCCTTGCTCAacattgtttaaaaaacaaCTTAGATTGCTTCCTCAACATTTCCAAGGCTCAATTAGATAActataaaactatatttttttctcagTGACTATTAAACTATATAAATCTGCATCATATACCAATATATTCCAAGATATTGTAAAATACAAAGATATTCTAACATATATCAAATGCTGATCCAAACATTTTAAATGCATTAGTGAAATAAAAAGCAATTCTTGAAGTAAGAAGCTAATAGATCAAATGTGTATGTGATGTACCTTTGTCATCAAGTCAATAATTTCAGCAGATTTCATTGCTACAACAGATCTGGTGAACAAAAGGAGCTCGCTTATTAGTTCATCTATTTGTCCAGTAGAACTGAAGACACCGGCAGCAACTAAATTTGAGAGAATTCTCAATGACTGGTTTGAATCAGGAAGATCTTGATCACTGTAGATCATAAAAGAAGTTAGATTTCagagataaataattttgaaataaaaaataaataaataaataaatactaactAAAGTCTTGAAACACACTAATTAGTATAAGTTCCAAACCAATCTACCTATTTAATACAACAATAACCTACAGATCATATTAAATTACCCAATTACatagttgttaaattaatttaaatatttcttttactaATGTTTTATAATTGGAATTTGAAttatctttgaattttttcGATCAAATTGTGTGTTGtcattttaatcaatatatactAATGTTAGTTCTATAATAACATCTGTTGAGTTTTAATAGTTTGTCACCGAGATCATACATATTGAAGGGTCCGGGTGTATAGGTACTTAGCAGGATAAAAAAGAGTTTACGAACACTATAGTTATTAACATGACTCTTATCCTACCAAATGTCATCCATACACACACACACCCTCAAACCTACTGAAACTAATTGAGAGGCAGCAGTCCAAAGCACAAGGAGTCAAAGATTATACTGTTCCAATAGTTAATTTTAAACGCCATATTAAGGAAGTGAAAACAGATTCTTACGGAAGTGAAATCAAGGCTATCGATCCCTGATAGCAGAGTGTAGCGTTTACCCTCAAAAATCCATAGTGGGATAGAAGTAAAACATAGCGAGATGACTACTATTTCCAACTTTTTTATgcatattatataattatatataagtataGAAAAAAAGTAATACTCATTATTCATGAAATATCCACAAACAATGAAAAGTCATACGTCTTTGGCAAATGTACAAAACATAGATGCAAATACCAAAAATAAGCAAGAAAACAAACAAGTTTAAGCATCTAAGACTTGAAGTAACTAGAATTAAACAAGTTTTTTCTGAAGCATTTAGCAGTTACCGGCATGGCAGCTGCGAACAGCTAATAATTTGACCATTCAGTTCTCCTATGATAGGAACCCAAATTAAAAGAGaactgaaaattattttattgactgaaaattattttattgactGAAAATAAGAACTATTACAAAAGGTAAACAGATAATCCCCTGTAATCTCAGAGCAAAGCTCCTCAGAGAAGAGATAATTCTCCCTCTACCCAACCTCTAAGGTTCTAATTGAAAAAGATATAGAATGATCCCCACTCTCCATTCCACCCCCTTATAACTGCATTGGTCCCACAATTATATTTCACTCTTCCTCTCTGCCACGTCACATTCTCACCTCCCCATTTCTATATTTTCCAACTAAAACTATCCGCATAATGGGCTTAGGCAGTTGACATATTATTGCCCTTTTGGACTGACATTCACATTTTGAGTCCCAACATCCAATGTTGCTAAAGCAAGCAGTATAGCACGCTATAGACAACATTGAATGAAGCAACAATAAAGTCAGGTCCTGAGAGAGAGGTTGACATACTATTTGCCCTTTTGGACTCACATTCACATTGAGTCCTAACATCCTATGTTATTGAATGAAACAACAACGAAATCAGGTCCAGAGAGAGGTggttaatttaataattatattgtgGTAAACATGATGGGTTAACCTGAAATGCAATTAAATCAAGTTCTAGGAGAATATTATATCCACAGAATTTCAACATTACCAATCAAAAGAAGGTTCCCCATATGAGATAATGAACAAAAgctcaacaaaaataaataaagttgagTAAACTCAAGACATTAAAACCAATTCAATATTAAGAGGAATTCATGAGGATTCTGATtgcataatagaaatttaaagtCTGCAACATATAGTTACCTGCAAATATTTTGAGATCCCTTTGACCATCTTTTCAGTGGTTGCAGAACATGTCCCAATGCTTCATTATCTTGACCAATTATTTTTGCACCTTTGACAGTGCGAGAATTACTTTCAAGTTTGTCCAGTCTTTGGCAGCCTGCTCAGAAACAATCTTTCAAAATCTGTTTCTGTTTTCttataggagtactagtagggatttagttatataggGACTAGGTTGTATAGTAATctagcatatatatatatatatgatgtatTGTGAacatatttcaatttcaataaatatattttaccgTAATTCTTAAGACAATCACTTCAATCCCAGGGGTTCATGTTAGATAAAGCATATTAATGAGCACTTTTGATAATTTGTGATATGTGGTTCATAATATGGTATCAATTATCAAAGTcattgctaaaccttataatgaCTTCCCACAGCCTTTCTTTCATAAAGGTAAGCATTCTTCCCATAAGTTGTCACTGCTTATCCCCATCACATTATCAGTATGCCTTTATTTTTGGAATctattagtttttatttgtaaaattatccTTAAAATATCCAATCCAGGACTGGTGTTGTGCTATGGTTATGAGATGACAGCCCTTGATTTCAATCACCCATGGACTCTTGCTCCTTCAATTACCAGGAAATTTACAATTTGTTGTCACTATTTGTTTTGCACTGAATGTAGTAGTAAATAATGTAAATGTAGATAGCACTGAGTCAACAAGGGTTTTCAATCCAGTTTATTGCAATACTGCCAGTAGTCAGAAATATGTAAACGAGGTTATCTGTCTTCCAACAACCAAAGAAATATCTGCATGCAAATAAGCATAAGCATGGAATAAAAAAGAGAAGACAATACCTGACTCTCCTACATCATTTTGATTAGAAAAACCGGGAGACTCATCAAGCACTTTAGAATTGATTTTGTTCATGTTAGGACCATTTAACTGAGCTTCATTCTTTAGCGGTGAAGCAACATGCTCCTCCAAACCGGTTGCACGATTGTCTTTGCCTGTGACGTGTAAATAATTATAATGGAAAGAAACGGAGAAAAATGTAGACACTTCACTGATACATAATAGTTGAGTATGTACTATCGTCCTGCAGTACTAGAAGTTGCTGAACCTGAGGAAGTTTGAATGGTTTTTCCTTCTACCCTCTGTGATGTATTGCTATCATTGGGCGAACTACTTATCTCAGGCAATTCCTGAAGATCAAGCCAAATTCTACAAAATTAATTGACTAAGAAGATCAACCCTGTGTTTGGCATTAAGTTTAATATACATACCCTGGCTTCAAGTTCGTCGATAGTTTCTTTAACAAATGGGTGTTCAAGAAGAGCAGGCCAAGTTAGTCGACTTTCTGGTGCCTGTTTGGAATAAATTCGGAAACCAAAGTGTAAATTCGATATAGATTAAAGTAAAATCTAGAAACATAGAAATGAAAAAAGGGGAAATATTCATTAGTGAACAACCACCTTGTTAAgcaaaccctttaaaaagctttTGAAATTTGGAGTCATGCGATCAGGATATTTAACTGGATCCTGGATTAGTCAATTAGTGATCAGCCCATCCTTCAATATAAGATCATAAGTGATTGCATAAAAATCTCATCCGATTGAAAAATGTACCTTAACAATGTGTCTGATGAGAGCATAAACAGAATTTGTGTAAAATGGTGGTTGGCCAACAAATAACTCATACCTGTTATTATAGGCATAAAAACTGGCTTCAACTCGATATGAATAACAGAGAACATTGATAAGGAGAAAGTCATGTTCAACAACACTTGCTAATAACTATTAGTTAGATAATGTCATCATTCAGATCACTTTTGCATATAGCAACAGGTCCAGCCCATCACTAAAGATGGAAAAGGCAAGGCAGCTGTTGAGTACCACAAGCAAGAAGTTGGGTAAAAAATCTTCTGTTAGAATGAAACCAGAAGTTTTGTtccaaaaaagaaagaataagGATATTGCAAAAGCAAAAGAAATACAAATTAGGGTCTTTTTGGTTTGAGAATATGAATGGCCAATTTAAATCTAGTTATGGCACCTGATATCAAAACATTAGGCCATAGCTAAATGGACAACTATCGTCCACGAACACATAACTGAATACATATAAATGTATTACTAGAAGCAGATAAAAAGAGATAGAGATATTCAACATACAGTATAACACCAAGAGACCATAAATCTACAGTGTGGTTGTAAGGTTGTTCCCGGACAAGCTCCGGAGCCATGTATAATGGAGTACCtacaaaaatagaaacaaattcAGCTCCTCGAAATACAAGCAGCTACAAACAAGCGACATtactataattaatattaaaggCAACAAATTATGTTCTAATGAGCCAAACCTTTTATAGATCGCAAAACAACTGTGTTTGTGGACATCGCACGTGCAAACCCAAAATCACAAAGCTATCAGATATTCCAAAAAAGATGAAGATCAATTAGACCATGAACCTCTGTACTTTAACTAAAAGAAAACTAGAAATGAAAACCATGAatggaattaaaaaataatgtgatGAGTATTTGATTAACATAGTGATAAGAAAGAACTTATCTTTTAGGGGGAGTTTGTTTCAAGGTATATATTCATTCATGGAAGTAATTTTCCCTCGTAAATAATGATGGGATTCTTATTCCGAGGTATTCTTAAAATAAGTGTTTCGTTAACACTTTTAACATTCCTCGAAATTAATTGCAAGAGTGGGGCATAGAGGTTGTTACACAAAGTTCATTTCCTCATGGGAATCTTTTTTCTCTCAACCCCTCTCATGGGAATAAAACCATAGGAATGTAGAAGTTATTTCTATCCTTAGAATCTTCCATACCcacacaaataaatattttgcagCTTTGTAACAAACATGGGAATACACATTCCCTACCCATATATTCCTGAAAATGTCTTCAGAATACTTGAAACAAACGTTCTGGTATAACTTCCTTAAAGAgctttgaaagaaaaaaataatttcccTAAACAAATGGACCAGACATTTATGCAATGCCTTCATGGAGGAAGTGTGTTTACAGAAAA
The genomic region above belongs to Cicer arietinum cultivar CDC Frontier isolate Library 1 chromosome 4, Cicar.CDCFrontier_v2.0, whole genome shotgun sequence and contains:
- the LOC101491830 gene encoding serine/threonine-protein kinase TIO, with protein sequence MGSVENYHVIELVGEGSFGKVYKGRRKHTGQTVAMKFIMKHGKTEKDIHNLRQEIEILRKLKHENIIQMLDSFESPQEFCVVTEFAQGELFEVLEDDKCLPEEQVQAIAKQLVRALHYLHSNRIIHRDMKPQNILIGSGSIVKLCDFGFARAMSTNTVVLRSIKGTPLYMAPELVREQPYNHTVDLWSLGVILYELFVGQPPFYTNSVYALIRHIVKDPVKYPDRMTPNFKSFLKGLLNKAPESRLTWPALLEHPFVKETIDELEARELPEISSSPNDSNTSQRVEGKTIQTSSGKDNRATGLEEHVASPLKNEAQLNGPNMNKINSKVLDESPGFSNQNDVGESGCQRLDKLESNSRTVKGAKIIGQDNEALGHVLQPLKRWSKGSQNICSDQDLPDSNQSLRILSNLVAAGVFSSTGQIDELISELLLFTRSVVAMKSAEIIDLMTKGFSITKVLLDNGGSCWLSSYLNHWIELVEIYSQVVTSINDASGRILYESSACITVMLSKVAQVLRSSPQISGSETLNETANRIIEHAKTSGLVDHLCLCLATSGSSLIAGSSNMLRAASEACRAVWSLVNALDVLFMKKSAVLFPINALWSHSLQRMEIMDHGQDPLFDAESTKIVDSMTRAFLRSKGVQVAVYYCFHQRIESATICGLQLLSRCCLHSGIVPAVLCGLPSSLPVTTIVSGGGDGTIVSEIFSVLSICSSSLNKDAHSVEPSHTKCKLANPSALVRHSCLILAIIARYLKSTGRNSAICMLTSSPKKQLARLSVLAHYISSDDKAKASFQLQSGSAMLALASILSLESGTLMESPISETAIPLIPRTSTLSDHLKFSSGNENELDTGNVNGKLPFWLGARDGCVGLLDSKLKWGGPLAVQQFCASGIPLLLIGLLSNGFSNASQGKDCLNDIVGLSPIGVVWTISSLCHCLSGGALIFRQILIKNEHVKLISNLICDVHLKLIKGWTGPGGGRVGVRDLINAVIDLLAFPFVAVQNAPGLPSATASVSSGFLLNVGSPGQRVCLEDKDTVKAIEEDMGKYIKILMEAGVPGIVLRCLDHMELNDLGRPVAFLAKMVCHRPLAVQLVSKGLLDPNRMRRLFDSTGPKVVMLDALMIISDLARMDKGFYEYIKGASILEFLKSFLSHEDPNMRAKACSALGNMCRHSAHFYSSLARYQIVSILIDRCSDPDQRTRKFACFAIGNAAYHNDVLYEELRRSIPHLANLLQMAEEDKTKANAAGALSNLVRNSDKLCEDIVSKGAVQSLLKLISDYAVSALNPTRNDSTNESPLKIALFSLAKMCAHPLCRQFIRSSPLFPVIGKLQQSPESSIAKYASVIVSKVAEP